One window from the genome of Streptomyces sp. Alt3 encodes:
- a CDS encoding LexA family protein, with protein sequence MADHGEGPSIRQIGERVGLSSSSSVAYQLARLEDPGLISRAGRRWRSCQLGT encoded by the coding sequence ATCGCGGATCACGGCGAGGGCCCCTCGATCCGCCAGATCGGAGAACGGGTCGGCCTGTCCAGTAGCAGCTCGGTCGCCTACCAACTCGCTCGGCTGGAAGACCCTGGCCTGATCAGCCGCGCCGGGCGCCGTTGGCGCTCCTGTCAGCTCGGCACCTGA
- a CDS encoding ABC-three component system protein: MRFEQRMYAHVKFLELMAELYENEFEDFFHRLMCLRYPDFLDVRTAGSLGDRSADGLSLHSRKLYACYAPQTVKLDKIRKKFDGDLSGAIAKRNGEFDTFVFVHNDRRGVHPEVTSLLASARDSMPSLRFEQMGTRRLWRECMQLDQMETEDVLRCEIPIKDTTFGIGMEDLAPLLKQLQDIRAESNPLMSLPDVPVEKLDFNRIEGADREDLLRGMRQSYLVDAFYAGSQSELEHDEVAEGFRLHYQQVRRDYSDADDVLWQLKMYFLGNAQPRPKVLRAALVVLAHFFERCDIFETPPAGWQPGIGLTA; the protein is encoded by the coding sequence ATGCGGTTTGAGCAGCGGATGTATGCACACGTCAAGTTCCTCGAGTTGATGGCGGAGCTCTACGAGAACGAGTTCGAGGACTTCTTCCATCGGCTGATGTGTTTGCGCTATCCAGACTTCCTCGACGTGCGCACGGCTGGCAGTCTGGGTGACAGGTCGGCCGATGGCCTCAGCCTGCATTCGCGAAAGCTGTACGCCTGCTACGCACCCCAGACGGTGAAGCTGGACAAGATCCGCAAGAAGTTCGACGGGGACCTCTCAGGGGCGATCGCCAAGCGAAACGGCGAATTCGACACCTTTGTCTTCGTGCACAACGACAGGCGGGGTGTGCATCCGGAGGTGACGTCTCTGCTGGCAAGCGCGCGGGACAGCATGCCTTCGCTGCGATTCGAGCAGATGGGCACCCGGCGGCTGTGGCGCGAGTGCATGCAGCTTGATCAGATGGAGACCGAGGACGTCCTCCGCTGCGAGATCCCCATCAAGGACACGACTTTCGGCATCGGGATGGAGGACCTGGCACCATTGCTGAAGCAGCTGCAGGACATCCGCGCCGAGTCCAACCCTCTGATGTCCCTGCCTGACGTGCCGGTGGAGAAGTTGGACTTCAACCGGATCGAAGGAGCGGACCGGGAGGACCTCCTCCGCGGCATGCGACAGAGCTACCTGGTAGACGCGTTCTACGCCGGAAGCCAGAGCGAGCTGGAGCACGACGAGGTCGCAGAGGGCTTCCGCCTGCACTACCAGCAAGTGCGCCGCGACTACAGCGACGCCGACGACGTTCTTTGGCAGCTCAAGATGTACTTCCTGGGGAACGCCCAGCCGCGACCGAAGGTGCTGCGCGCCGCCCTTGTAGTCCTGGCGCATTTCTTCGAACGATGCGACATCTTCGAGACGCCGCCCGCCGGCTGGCAACCAGGCATCGGACTGACCGCATGA
- a CDS encoding ABC-three component system middle component 6, which translates to MITPTKGIAPDRCLLAVGAQVLLQLDEPRTVSQTWARLKSWRADQAHTSPVSFEWFVLALDILFAMGAVELVQDVLVARSTDAAPSER; encoded by the coding sequence ATGATCACTCCGACGAAAGGAATCGCTCCTGACCGCTGCCTGCTCGCTGTCGGCGCGCAGGTTCTCCTCCAGCTCGATGAACCGCGGACCGTCAGTCAGACGTGGGCAAGGCTGAAGAGCTGGCGCGCTGATCAAGCCCATACCTCACCGGTATCGTTCGAGTGGTTCGTTCTGGCCCTGGACATCCTCTTCGCCATGGGTGCGGTGGAGCTGGTCCAAGACGTTCTCGTCGCAAGGAGTACGGATGCTGCGCCGTCTGAGCGCTGA
- a CDS encoding ABC-three component system protein has translation MLRRLSADDARFKTVEFSPGLNLLVADTTTSSAETDSRNSAGKSSVIELIHFLLGAKSSGSLATNRALRHITFSLAMDWPWQDDPLEVRRRGGNPKVVSLSRDVSGVPADTLFTDRQDVELSVEQWNRVIERDLFGLDGDHPGVSGRTLLSFLIRRVSAHGFNEPTRTFSRQAAAEASSNLSYLLGLDWQLVNGYRELNARKATRDQLRKAVNDPVWGRIVGSTADLRGQITLAEAQVERLQTQVAAFQVVPEYERLKERADQVSHRIKQLAQDDVIDQHNLEELRGAVTETTDVEVSYLEPAYRELGVILNDQVRRRFDDVKAFHHSVVRNRRRFLEEEIQELTDRLAARRQERADLGENQALLLRELADGGALEALTALQTALGREEAALGALRHRFDAAQALETSARQITAKSVELQQAVDLDLRERRQQTDEAILLFSRYAQRLYGEGREAYLAIEAGRTSLSITPRIDADDSRGINNMVIFCFDLTLAVLAHRHERGPDFLIHDSHLYDGVDERQVARALALAAEVTEQEQMQYIVTLNTDTLSTAAQRGFNPEPHIRSPRLTDDEEGGLFGFRFKATGKA, from the coding sequence ATGCTGCGCCGTCTGAGCGCTGACGACGCACGGTTCAAAACGGTGGAGTTCTCACCAGGACTGAACCTGCTGGTCGCGGACACCACCACGTCGTCGGCTGAAACCGACAGCCGTAACAGCGCCGGCAAGTCCAGCGTGATCGAACTCATCCACTTCCTTCTGGGGGCCAAATCCTCCGGGTCGCTGGCCACGAACAGGGCGCTGCGCCACATCACCTTCAGCCTCGCTATGGACTGGCCGTGGCAGGACGATCCGCTTGAGGTACGACGGCGCGGAGGCAATCCCAAGGTCGTGTCGCTGAGCCGGGACGTGTCCGGCGTGCCGGCCGACACGCTCTTCACGGACCGCCAGGACGTAGAGCTGTCCGTGGAGCAGTGGAATCGCGTCATCGAGAGGGACCTCTTCGGGCTGGATGGCGACCACCCCGGGGTGAGTGGTCGCACGCTCCTGTCGTTCCTCATCCGCCGGGTCTCCGCTCACGGCTTCAACGAGCCGACCCGGACGTTCTCCCGACAGGCCGCCGCCGAGGCATCGTCAAACCTGTCCTACCTCCTCGGGCTGGATTGGCAACTGGTCAACGGGTACCGCGAGCTCAATGCCCGCAAGGCGACCAGGGACCAGCTGAGGAAGGCCGTCAACGATCCCGTATGGGGACGGATCGTCGGGTCCACGGCCGATCTGCGAGGCCAAATCACTCTCGCCGAGGCGCAGGTCGAACGGCTGCAGACGCAGGTTGCCGCCTTCCAGGTGGTCCCCGAGTACGAGCGACTCAAGGAGCGCGCAGACCAGGTGAGCCATCGGATCAAGCAGCTCGCCCAGGACGACGTGATCGACCAGCACAACCTCGAAGAGCTCCGGGGCGCGGTCACTGAGACCACCGACGTCGAGGTGTCCTACCTCGAGCCGGCCTACCGCGAGCTCGGGGTCATCCTCAACGACCAGGTCCGGCGTCGCTTCGACGACGTCAAGGCGTTCCACCACTCCGTCGTACGCAACCGGCGCAGGTTCCTGGAGGAAGAGATCCAGGAACTCACCGACCGCCTGGCCGCCCGGCGTCAGGAACGTGCCGACCTGGGCGAAAACCAGGCCCTCCTCCTGCGCGAGCTGGCGGACGGTGGAGCGCTGGAAGCACTGACCGCCCTGCAGACAGCCCTGGGACGGGAAGAGGCCGCTCTCGGTGCTCTTCGCCACCGCTTCGACGCAGCGCAAGCCCTAGAAACCAGCGCCCGCCAGATCACCGCCAAGAGCGTCGAACTGCAACAGGCCGTCGATCTCGACCTCCGAGAGCGCCGACAACAGACAGACGAAGCGATCCTGCTGTTCTCCCGGTACGCCCAGCGCCTCTACGGCGAAGGCCGCGAAGCCTACCTCGCCATCGAGGCCGGCCGGACCAGCCTCAGCATCACGCCCCGCATCGACGCCGACGACAGCCGCGGCATCAACAACATGGTCATCTTCTGCTTCGACCTCACCCTGGCCGTCCTCGCACACCGCCATGAGCGCGGCCCTGACTTCCTCATCCACGACAGCCACCTCTACGACGGCGTCGACGAACGCCAGGTCGCACGAGCCCTCGCGCTCGCAGCCGAAGTGACGGAGCAAGAGCAAATGCAGTACATCGTCACCCTCAACACCGACACCCTCAGCACCGCGGCCCAGCGCGGATTCAACCCCGAACCCCACATCCGCAGTCCCCGCCTCACCGACGACGAGGAAGGCGGCCTCTTCGGCTTCCGCTTCAAAGCCACAGGCAAGGCATAG
- a CDS encoding HEPN domain-containing protein has translation MEDTSQLRQAALAWLEQARHLPSIPQAVTDAALAARSEWDDLSNAVVMAAPISEHRDLYGKLTGDWLPRWPVILGASGLGDATRLIAQGAAVPVEEVADSFVAFCTASASGVEDWLLLTGDLPESARVPLGQHTLQTFTTDELKQLGPMPALHGLQPGGLDLDLLSGAPFVHAPNPDRTPDRRGTHWFETAGPRPEARHWRALLPLILWSEDLLHIDAVFRVERGRYFELNRNDIPTTIDTVASRHGTPVEFEARKTGSFYLAPADLPRMQAFCSAITARIDAVMAGATSGRKLPRKRARRLERAARHLLQAYQRTTSDNEVWEQEIDELHLDYVIALEALIASPNDKHDGISKKMQTRTAALFPPALRELVTKAVRDAYNARSLYVHGDLLKEQEESERQTELRALRLIVRQVVLRWLILTPHDTEDLAPRLDAAADCRSCERAIDEPLRTFFEEVTTQDDIRS, from the coding sequence ATGGAAGACACCTCCCAGCTACGTCAAGCCGCCCTCGCCTGGCTTGAGCAAGCACGTCATCTGCCCTCCATTCCCCAGGCTGTCACCGACGCAGCGCTTGCAGCGCGGTCGGAGTGGGATGACCTGAGCAACGCCGTGGTCATGGCGGCGCCGATATCGGAGCACCGTGACCTGTACGGAAAGCTCACTGGTGACTGGCTGCCCAGATGGCCCGTAATCCTCGGTGCATCCGGGCTGGGCGACGCGACCCGTCTGATCGCTCAAGGGGCGGCGGTACCGGTGGAAGAGGTCGCGGACAGTTTCGTTGCCTTCTGTACGGCGTCGGCATCGGGCGTCGAGGACTGGCTGCTGCTGACCGGCGATCTCCCTGAAAGCGCACGAGTTCCGCTGGGCCAGCACACCCTGCAGACCTTCACCACCGACGAACTGAAGCAGCTGGGCCCCATGCCCGCGCTCCACGGCTTGCAGCCGGGCGGGCTCGACCTCGATCTTCTAAGCGGTGCGCCCTTCGTCCATGCCCCGAACCCTGACCGTACGCCGGACCGCAGAGGGACCCACTGGTTCGAGACCGCCGGTCCTCGGCCGGAAGCCCGCCACTGGAGAGCTCTGCTTCCCCTCATCCTGTGGAGCGAGGACCTGTTGCACATCGATGCCGTGTTCAGAGTCGAGCGCGGCCGGTACTTCGAACTGAACCGAAACGACATCCCGACCACCATCGACACCGTTGCGAGCCGCCACGGAACTCCAGTCGAATTCGAAGCCCGCAAGACGGGAAGCTTCTACCTCGCCCCGGCCGATCTGCCGCGGATGCAGGCTTTCTGCTCCGCAATAACAGCCAGGATCGATGCCGTCATGGCTGGCGCAACCAGCGGCCGCAAGCTGCCCAGGAAACGTGCCCGACGGCTTGAACGAGCCGCCCGACACCTGCTGCAGGCCTACCAGCGCACCACCAGCGACAACGAAGTATGGGAGCAAGAGATAGACGAGCTGCACCTGGACTACGTCATAGCCCTGGAAGCCCTGATAGCCAGCCCCAACGACAAGCACGACGGCATTAGCAAGAAGATGCAGACTCGCACGGCCGCCCTGTTCCCCCCAGCGCTGCGCGAACTCGTCACGAAGGCAGTACGGGACGCGTACAACGCGCGGTCCTTGTACGTGCACGGAGACCTGCTCAAAGAGCAGGAGGAAAGCGAAAGACAAACTGAGCTACGTGCGCTGAGGCTGATCGTGCGGCAGGTTGTGCTGCGCTGGCTCATCCTCACCCCCCATGACACCGAAGACCTCGCACCACGTCTCGACGCCGCAGCCGACTGCCGCAGCTGTGAGCGAGCCATCGACGAGCCTCTGCGCACCTTCTTCGAGGAAGTGACGACGCAAGACGACATCAGGTCATGA